From the genome of Nicotiana sylvestris chromosome 2, ASM39365v2, whole genome shotgun sequence, one region includes:
- the LOC104232387 gene encoding homeobox-leucine zipper protein ATHB-13-like isoform X1, with the protein MLSGTTGIMAFVPSTPEISINFQDNHIPSTSPKVFPSPCNIPHQDFNGISSMLMRRSMSFSGVERCDNHQDLRVDDSEMSDDDGSSQLLGEKKRRLNLEQVKALERSFEVANKLEPERKIQLARALGLQPRQIAIWFQNRRARWKTKQLERDYEILKRQYDVLKFDNDALKAQNKNLHSELQALTLRNRESGGGGAPMINLNKENEGSWSNGSEENNSIDVNIGTTTTTRTSSGDSPFYSNNNKNNVFPESSPIPLAQLFHQSSSRSDLQCHKIDPTVPDDQGFCNMFATPVDDQTNFWPWPEQQQFN; encoded by the exons ATGCTTTCTGGTACTACAGGGATCATGGCCTTTGTTCCTTCTACTCCTGAAATTTCCATCAATTTTCAAGATAATCACATTCCTTCCACCTCCCCTAAAGTTTTTCCTTCTCCTTGTAATATTCCTCATCAAGACTTCAATG GTATATCATCCATGTTAATGAGGAGATCGATGTCGTTTTCGGGTGTGGAGAGGTGCGATAATCATCAGGATTTGAGAGTGGATGATAGTGAAATGTCTGATGATGATGGATCTTCACAATTGCTAGGGGAAAAGAAGAGGAGACTTAATTTGGAACAAGTGAAAGCACTGGAGAGAAGTTTTGAAGTGGCTAACAAGCTTGAACCTGAGAGGAAAATTCAGTTAGCTAGAGCATTAGGGTTGCAGCCTAGACAGATTGCAATCTGGTTTCAGAATAGAAGAGCAAGGTGGAAGACTAAACAATTGGAAAGAGATTATGAGATCTTGAAGAGACAATATGATGTACTTAAGTTTGATAATGATGCACTCAAGGCTCAAAATAAGAATCTTCATTCTGAG CTCCAGGCATTAACTCTGAGGAACAGAGAATCAGGCGGCGGAGGCGCACCAATGATTAATCTGAACAAAGAAAACGAGGGATCTTGGAGCAATGGAAGTGAAGAGAACAACAGTATAGACGTAAATATTGGAACCACCACAACTACAAGGACATCATCAGGTGACAGCCCATTTTACTCCAATAACAACAAGAATAATGTTTTCCCAGAATCCAGCCCAATCCCTTTGGCCCAGCTCTTTCATCAGAGCTCATCAAGATCAGATCTCCAGTGTCACAagattgatccaacggtcccagATGATCAAGGATTCTGCAATATGTTTGCTACTCCCGTTGATGATCAGACAAATTTTTGGCCATGGCCAGAGCAGCAACAGTTCAATTAA
- the LOC104232387 gene encoding homeobox-leucine zipper protein HAT7-like isoform X2, whose product MLMRRSMSFSGVERCDNHQDLRVDDSEMSDDDGSSQLLGEKKRRLNLEQVKALERSFEVANKLEPERKIQLARALGLQPRQIAIWFQNRRARWKTKQLERDYEILKRQYDVLKFDNDALKAQNKNLHSELQALTLRNRESGGGGAPMINLNKENEGSWSNGSEENNSIDVNIGTTTTTRTSSGDSPFYSNNNKNNVFPESSPIPLAQLFHQSSSRSDLQCHKIDPTVPDDQGFCNMFATPVDDQTNFWPWPEQQQFN is encoded by the exons ATGTTAATGAGGAGATCGATGTCGTTTTCGGGTGTGGAGAGGTGCGATAATCATCAGGATTTGAGAGTGGATGATAGTGAAATGTCTGATGATGATGGATCTTCACAATTGCTAGGGGAAAAGAAGAGGAGACTTAATTTGGAACAAGTGAAAGCACTGGAGAGAAGTTTTGAAGTGGCTAACAAGCTTGAACCTGAGAGGAAAATTCAGTTAGCTAGAGCATTAGGGTTGCAGCCTAGACAGATTGCAATCTGGTTTCAGAATAGAAGAGCAAGGTGGAAGACTAAACAATTGGAAAGAGATTATGAGATCTTGAAGAGACAATATGATGTACTTAAGTTTGATAATGATGCACTCAAGGCTCAAAATAAGAATCTTCATTCTGAG CTCCAGGCATTAACTCTGAGGAACAGAGAATCAGGCGGCGGAGGCGCACCAATGATTAATCTGAACAAAGAAAACGAGGGATCTTGGAGCAATGGAAGTGAAGAGAACAACAGTATAGACGTAAATATTGGAACCACCACAACTACAAGGACATCATCAGGTGACAGCCCATTTTACTCCAATAACAACAAGAATAATGTTTTCCCAGAATCCAGCCCAATCCCTTTGGCCCAGCTCTTTCATCAGAGCTCATCAAGATCAGATCTCCAGTGTCACAagattgatccaacggtcccagATGATCAAGGATTCTGCAATATGTTTGCTACTCCCGTTGATGATCAGACAAATTTTTGGCCATGGCCAGAGCAGCAACAGTTCAATTAA